In Calditrichota bacterium, the following proteins share a genomic window:
- a CDS encoding FtsX-like permease family protein translates to MDFKESVEIGTAGLLAHKLRSFLTILGIIFGVAAVIGMLSIGEGAKQEALQQISQLGIQNILIKSKPIVEGSSSNNQGVLKSPGLSSDDGWALLKTNPLIEDFLPLIQEEEKATSGSEHSQANVIGTFPNYAQMMGVALARGGFFNYWDEKEARKVCVLGDGIRKKLFYFQNPVGKQIKINDLWFTVIGTFPPRLQGSGSFKSFRDMNNDIYIPFQTARKRFYRKLKQGQLDWLVVRVKDPDRIQEAANLLDIQLKKRHKNQDDFQIVVPEALVRQRQKTQRIFNIVMGAIAGISLLVGGIGIMNIMLASVMERTREIGIRRAVGATRRDILIQFMVEAIILSAIGGFLGIFLGFVLTKIITLYASWRTIISPGSVVLAFGVSAAVGILFGIFPARKAALLDPIESLRYE, encoded by the coding sequence ATGGATTTCAAAGAGAGTGTTGAAATTGGAACAGCCGGCTTGCTGGCCCACAAACTGCGCTCATTTCTGACCATTTTGGGAATTATTTTTGGCGTGGCAGCGGTGATTGGAATGCTTTCCATCGGCGAGGGCGCCAAGCAGGAAGCCTTGCAGCAAATCTCGCAGCTCGGTATTCAGAACATTCTGATCAAGAGCAAACCGATCGTCGAGGGAAGTTCCTCCAACAATCAGGGCGTGCTCAAGAGTCCGGGACTTTCATCGGACGACGGGTGGGCGCTTCTTAAAACCAACCCTCTGATTGAAGATTTTCTTCCGCTCATTCAGGAGGAAGAAAAAGCAACAAGCGGCTCCGAACATTCTCAGGCGAATGTGATCGGGACGTTCCCTAACTACGCTCAAATGATGGGTGTGGCACTTGCCCGGGGCGGATTTTTCAATTACTGGGATGAGAAAGAGGCCCGAAAAGTCTGCGTACTGGGAGACGGTATTCGGAAAAAATTATTCTATTTCCAAAATCCCGTAGGAAAACAAATCAAAATCAACGATCTGTGGTTTACGGTCATTGGTACGTTTCCTCCGCGGCTTCAAGGCAGCGGAAGTTTCAAGAGCTTCCGCGACATGAACAACGATATCTACATTCCATTTCAGACGGCTCGAAAACGGTTCTACAGAAAATTGAAACAGGGGCAACTGGATTGGCTGGTTGTTCGGGTAAAGGACCCCGATCGCATTCAGGAAGCCGCCAATCTGTTGGATATTCAGCTTAAAAAACGGCATAAAAATCAGGATGATTTTCAAATTGTGGTGCCGGAGGCGTTGGTTCGTCAGCGCCAAAAAACCCAGCGTATTTTTAATATTGTGATGGGTGCCATTGCCGGCATTTCCCTTTTGGTCGGCGGAATCGGCATTATGAACATCATGCTGGCATCGGTAATGGAGCGGACGCGTGAAATCGGTATCCGCCGTGCCGTGGGCGCCACCCGGCGCGACATCCTGATTCAATTTATGGTGGAAGCCATTATTCTGAGCGCAATCGGTGGTTTTCTGGGAATCTTTCTGGGATTTGTTCTCACAAAAATCATTACCCTTTATGCCTCCTGGCGGACGATCATTTCCCCGGGAAGCGTTGTACTGGCCTTTGGCGTCTCTGCCGCGG